Proteins found in one Bicyclus anynana chromosome 26, ilBicAnyn1.1, whole genome shotgun sequence genomic segment:
- the LOC112050791 gene encoding proteasome subunit alpha type-2: MASERYSFSLTTFSPSGKLVQIEYALAAVAAGGTSVGIKASNGVVIATENKHKSSLYDEHSVNKVEMITGHIGMVYSGMGPDYRLLVAQARKTAQQYYLMYHEPIPTAQLVQRVATVMQEYTQSGGVRPFGVSLLVCGWDGGRPYLFQCDPSGAYFAWKATAMGKNFNNGKTFLEKRYTEELELDDAVHTAILTLKEGFEGAMTADNIEVGICDAAGFRRLEPAHVKDYLANIP, from the exons ATGGCGTCTGAGCGCTACAGTTTTTCTCTAACTacttttag TCCGTCTGGTAAATTAGTGCAAATAGAATATGCATTAGCCGCTGTAGCCGCCGGAGGGACCTCCGTGGGTATCAAAG CATCAAATGGCGTTGTCATAGCTACAGAGAATAAGCACAAGAGCTCACTTTACGATGAACACAGTGTCAACAAAGTGGAGATGATCACTGGACACATTG GCATGGTGTACTCGGGCATGGGTCCGGACTACCGGCTGCTGGTGGCGCAGGCACGCAAGACTGCGCAGCAGTACTACCTCATGTACCACGAGCCCATCCCCACGGCGCAGCTGGTGCAGCGCGTGGCCACCGTCATGCAGGAGTACACACAGTCGGG AGGCGTGCGACCGTTCGGCGTGTCGCTGCTGGTGTGCGGCTGGGACGGCGGGCGCCCCTACCTGTTCCAGTGCGACCCCTCGGGGGCCTACTTCGCGTGGAAGGCCACCGCCATGGGCAAGAACTTTAACAACGGCAAGACTTTCCTCGAGAAGAG GTATACAGAGGAGTTGGAGCTGGACGACGCAGTGCACACCGCTATACTCACCCTCAAGGAAGGCTTCGAAGGCGCCATGACGGCTGACAACATCGAGGTGGGCATCTGCGACGCGGCCGGCTTCCGGCGCCTCGAGCCCGCGCACGTCAAGGACTATCTGGCGAATATCCCCTaa
- the LOC112050792 gene encoding uncharacterized protein LOC112050792, which produces MNNLNSEMMSNLRGVSPLSEAMSDTLERNRGEKALLTKTASQSQVFLHKTNAVKNYSDKNGNDVSKSMHKGRRTFAFWTLVCLLFVLAIGNLMLTFTILAVLRLGQGLESMEFLPEHNAMKLFGAADLDHVYKRDGLLESFRDAPMSIASDNGSVLFNLQTRLSRAETKLAVNASGVFARGVGALELTDPDTGARVFSTASAALTLGAALNNLHAKQVSTKRISSPVDEDLTLRSESSAHLRGAEGTHMESKELFWKADQDIYLKSINGSVVLSGKEGVFIDVRYLPIALPLNKSEKFHGTGQFKVCVCMPQGKLFRIAVPNGQKVTCSHVNMTDDLNPCS; this is translated from the exons ATGAATAACCTGAATAGCGAAATGATGTCGAATCTACGCGGCGTCTCGCCCTTATCGGAAGCAATGTCCGACACATTGGAGAGAAATAGGGGTGAGAAAGCGCTTCTGACGAAAACCGCCTCGCAAAGTCAAGTGTTTTTACATAAAACGAATGCAGTGAAGAATTACTCCGACAAGAATGGGAACGACGTGTCGAAGAGTATGCATAAAGGAAGACGGACTTTTGCGTTTTGGACCCTCGTGTGCCTGTTATTTGTGTTGGCTATCGGGAACTTGATGTTGACATTCACGATACTGGCTGTTCTGCGACTTGGTCAAG GTCTGGAGAGCATGGAGTTCCTGCCCGAGCACAACGCGATGAAGCTCTTCGGCGCGGCGGACCTGGACCACGTGTACAAGCGGGACGGACTGCTGGAGAGCTTCCGGGACGCGCCCATGAGCATCGCCAGCGACAACGGCTCCGTGCTGTTCAACTTGCAGACCAG ACTGTCGCGCGCGGAGACGAAGTTGGCGGTGAACGCGTCAGGTGTCTTCGCGCGCGGCGTCGGCGCCCTGGAGCTGACGGACCCGGACACCGGCGCGCGCGTGTTCAGCACCGCCAGCGCTGCGCTCACGCTCGGAGCGGCGCTCAACAACTTGCACGCTAAG cAAGTTTCCACCAAACGCATCTCATCACCAGTAGACGAGGACCTGACACTGAGGTCCGAGTCGTCAGCCCACCTCCGAGGAGCTGAGGGCACCCACATGGAGTCCAAGGAGCTGTTCTGGAAGGCGGACCAGGACATCTACCTCAAGTCCATCAACGGGTCAGTGGTGCTCAGCGGGAAGGAAGGAGTCTTCATCGACGTCAGGTACCTCCCCATAGCTCTCCCATTGAACAAGTCAGAGAAGTTTCACGGCACTGGACAATTCAAGGTGTGTGTATGTATGCCGCAAGGGAAGCTATTCCGTATCGCGGTGCCGAATGGACAGAAAGTCACCTGTTCACATGTCAACATGACTGATGATTTGAATCCTTGCTCTTAA